One genomic window of Pseudanabaenaceae cyanobacterium SKYG29 includes the following:
- the speA gene encoding biosynthetic arginine decarboxylase codes for MVQYALAKKQWTIQDSEDLYRIKGWGEPYFSINEAGHVTVTPAGERGGCIDLYELVEDLRQRNLRLPLLVRFSDILADRIERLNACFARAIARYNYNGVYRGVYPVKVNQQRQLVEELVRFGKPYQFGLEAGSKPELLIALALLQTPGALLICNGYKDAAYIETALLSQRLGQTPIVVLEQLEELDLVLRATIKLGIKPILGVRAKLSTKGTGRWGESAGDRAKFGLSIYEILEVVDRLRDAGLLDTLQLLHFHIGSQISSISVIKDALREASQIYVQLALLGANMQYMDVGGGLGVDYDGSQTNFYASQNYTMQNYAYDVVAAIKEACAKHNIPVPTIVSESGRAIAAHQSVLIMDVVSVSGTPTQPIVPPGEDDPLVLKNIYETLQNISEQNYQEAYHDATQFKEEATSLFSFGYISLKDRARVERIYYECCERILAIMRRLEYVPDDLEELEKFMAKIYYCNFSVFQSVPDSWAIDQLFPIMPIHRLNEEPTWRGTLADLTCDSDGKIDKFIDLRDVKSVLELHPFVPGEHYYLGIFLAGAYQEILGDLHNLFGDTDAVHIHLTPGGYQVEHVIKGDSMTEVLQYVQYDRESLLECMRRQTEKALQQKQISLTEARLLLQNYETSLNSYTYLS; via the coding sequence ATGGTACAGTATGCCCTGGCAAAAAAACAATGGACGATTCAGGACAGCGAAGATTTGTATCGCATCAAGGGCTGGGGCGAACCCTACTTTAGTATCAATGAGGCAGGGCATGTCACGGTGACTCCCGCGGGAGAACGGGGGGGCTGTATCGATCTATATGAGCTAGTGGAGGACTTACGTCAACGTAATCTACGGCTGCCTTTGTTAGTGCGCTTTTCCGATATTCTAGCCGATCGGATTGAGCGCTTAAATGCCTGCTTTGCCCGCGCTATTGCTCGCTATAACTACAACGGGGTCTATCGGGGGGTCTATCCCGTTAAAGTCAATCAGCAGCGGCAATTGGTGGAAGAGTTGGTGCGTTTTGGTAAGCCCTATCAGTTTGGCTTGGAGGCGGGGTCGAAACCAGAGTTATTAATTGCTTTAGCCCTATTGCAAACGCCAGGAGCACTTTTGATTTGTAATGGCTACAAAGATGCGGCCTACATTGAAACGGCATTGTTATCCCAGCGGTTGGGACAAACTCCCATTGTTGTGCTGGAACAATTGGAAGAACTTGACCTCGTCCTGCGGGCAACCATTAAACTGGGCATTAAACCCATTCTGGGGGTAAGGGCAAAGCTCAGCACTAAGGGGACAGGGCGCTGGGGAGAGTCCGCGGGGGACCGGGCGAAGTTTGGTTTGAGTATTTATGAGATTTTGGAGGTAGTCGATCGTTTACGGGATGCGGGTTTGCTGGATACGCTGCAACTGTTACATTTCCACATTGGTTCCCAGATTAGTTCTATCTCTGTGATCAAGGATGCCCTGCGGGAAGCGTCGCAAATCTATGTGCAGTTAGCTCTGCTGGGAGCAAATATGCAGTACATGGATGTGGGTGGGGGTTTGGGGGTGGACTACGACGGCTCCCAGACTAATTTCTATGCTTCCCAGAACTATACCATGCAAAACTATGCCTATGATGTGGTGGCTGCCATTAAGGAAGCCTGTGCCAAACACAATATCCCTGTGCCCACGATCGTCAGTGAAAGCGGTAGGGCCATTGCTGCCCATCAGTCGGTGTTAATTATGGATGTAGTGAGTGTGAGTGGAACACCGACCCAACCGATCGTGCCCCCTGGGGAGGATGACCCCTTGGTATTGAAGAACATCTACGAGACTTTGCAGAACATTTCGGAGCAAAATTACCAAGAGGCTTATCACGATGCCACACAGTTCAAAGAGGAAGCGACGAGTTTGTTTTCCTTTGGTTATATCTCTTTGAAGGACAGAGCCAGGGTAGAACGAATTTACTACGAATGCTGTGAACGGATTTTAGCCATCATGCGGCGTTTGGAATATGTGCCCGATGATTTGGAAGAACTGGAAAAGTTCATGGCAAAAATTTACTATTGCAATTTCTCGGTCTTTCAGTCCGTACCTGATAGCTGGGCGATCGATCAACTTTTTCCCATTATGCCGATTCATCGATTGAATGAAGAGCCTACTTGGCGCGGTACGTTGGCAGATTTGACCTGTGACAGTGACGGCAAGATTGATAAATTTATTGACCTGAGAGATGTGAAGTCAGTGTTAGAATTGCATCCCTTTGTGCCAGGGGAACACTACTACCTGGGCATCTTTTTAGCAGGTGCCTACCAGGAGATTCTAGGGGACTTACACAATCTCTTTGGTGATACAGATGCTGTGCATATTCATTTGACCCCTGGGGGTTATCAAGTGGAACACGTGATTAAGGGAGACAGTATGACGGAGGTGTTACAGTACGTACAGTACGATCGGGAGAGTCTGCTAGAGTGCATGCGTCGCCAGACGGAAAAAGCCCTGCAACAAAAACAAATCAGCCTCACAGAAGCCCGTTTACTTTTGCAGAACTATGAAACTAGTTTGAACAGCTATACCTATCTTAGTTAA
- a CDS encoding YggS family pyridoxal phosphate-dependent enzyme — MALISARFSMQEVLASLPPHVTLVAVTKSASLEAMHQAYAAGIRHFGENRLQAAAEKYPHFQGYPDLTWHLIGHLQRNKVKKALQLFDWIHSLDRLELAEEIDRLVPIVGKSPQLLLQVKLAPDPTKFGWEPDQLLAAAPQLRQFLHLRLVGLMTILPQGVVGEAAYEIFQRIHPLRAQLEAQGLKLPHLSMGMSADYQEAIKAGATIVRLGSKLFS, encoded by the coding sequence ATGGCGTTAATTTCGGCTAGGTTTTCTATGCAGGAAGTCTTGGCATCTCTGCCCCCCCATGTCACTCTGGTCGCGGTGACTAAATCTGCCTCCCTAGAAGCCATGCACCAAGCCTATGCCGCTGGTATTAGACACTTTGGCGAAAACCGCCTCCAGGCTGCTGCGGAAAAGTATCCCCATTTCCAGGGCTACCCCGATTTGACCTGGCATCTGATTGGGCATTTGCAGCGGAATAAAGTCAAGAAAGCACTACAATTGTTTGACTGGATTCACTCCCTCGATCGCCTAGAATTGGCAGAGGAAATCGATCGGTTAGTTCCTATTGTGGGCAAATCACCCCAGCTCCTCCTCCAAGTAAAACTCGCCCCTGACCCTACTAAATTTGGCTGGGAGCCTGACCAACTTTTGGCCGCCGCACCCCAGCTTCGGCAATTCCTCCATCTGCGGCTAGTGGGACTGATGACCATATTGCCCCAGGGAGTGGTGGGAGAAGCTGCCTATGAAATTTTCCAACGCATTCACCCCCTCCGCGCTCAGTTAGAGGCACAGGGGTTAAAACTTCCCCATCTATCTATGGGCATGTCCGCTGATTACCAGGAAGCAATCAAAGCAGGAGCCACGATCGTGCGCCTAGGTAGCAAGCTATTTAGTTGA
- the pyrH gene encoding UMP kinase → MAYKYSRILLKLSGEALMGNRGYGIDAEVVHTIAEEVADIARDGVEVAIVVGGGNIFRGIQGAAQGMDRATADYIGMIATVMNALTLQDALERLEKPVATRVLTAIQMQEVAEPYIRRRAIRHLENKRVVIFGAGSGNPFFTTDTTAALRGAEINAEIIFKATNVDGVYDSDPRHNPHAHRFDHISYDAVIAKGLKVMDSTAFTLCRENNIPIVVFNLLEKGNIKRAVMGEPVGTYVGNFCMLRS, encoded by the coding sequence ATGGCTTACAAATATTCACGCATCTTGCTTAAACTGAGCGGCGAGGCTTTGATGGGAAATCGTGGATATGGCATTGATGCAGAGGTAGTACACACTATCGCCGAGGAAGTAGCAGACATCGCCAGGGACGGAGTAGAAGTAGCGATCGTGGTGGGGGGGGGTAATATTTTTCGGGGCATCCAGGGAGCCGCCCAAGGCATGGACAGAGCTACAGCGGACTATATCGGGATGATTGCCACAGTCATGAATGCCCTCACCCTGCAAGATGCCCTAGAACGCCTGGAGAAGCCCGTTGCCACTAGAGTCCTGACAGCCATTCAGATGCAGGAGGTAGCAGAACCCTATATCCGCCGCCGTGCCATCCGTCATTTAGAAAACAAACGGGTAGTCATTTTTGGCGCTGGCTCCGGCAATCCTTTTTTTACTACCGACACAACCGCTGCTTTAAGGGGGGCAGAGATTAACGCTGAAATCATTTTCAAAGCCACCAACGTCGACGGTGTCTATGACAGTGACCCCCGCCACAATCCCCATGCCCATCGCTTTGACCATATTAGTTACGATGCCGTAATTGCCAAGGGACTGAAAGTAATGGATTCCACTGCCTTTACCCTCTGTCGAGAAAACAATATACCGATCGTGGTCTTTAACCTGTTAGAGAAGGGCAATATCAAACGGGCAGTGATGGGGGAACCCGTAGGGACTTATGTTGGCAATTTTTGTATGTTACGCAGTTAA
- a CDS encoding glycosyltransferase family 4 protein has protein sequence MPGLLVNFAFLHPQPTGLATYALNLLPYLTELEAQIASPLSLPVPHLIPTPKHMTAQEGLAGHARRLWWTQWQLPQIYRQLHSRLLFSPIPEAPLWQNCRFVVTVHDLIPLRFGKWSSRLSNYFRFVVPQILQQATHILCNSHSTAQEVGDFFQIKPDRLTVIPLAFDPDRFYCLHLPTANYFLYIGRHDRHKNLPRLIQAFQQVDRDYELWISGSYDQRYTPALVRLVEELELRERVKFIGYIERENLCPLLNQAVALVLPSLWEGFGLPVLEAMACGTPVITANLSALPETAGDAALLVDPYNVDDIADKMKALTRSDALRAQLRQLGLERVKHFSWQKTGRATVAVLANYL, from the coding sequence ATGCCTGGTCTACTAGTTAATTTTGCCTTCCTGCACCCCCAGCCCACAGGACTGGCTACCTATGCTCTCAACCTATTGCCCTACCTAACAGAATTAGAGGCCCAGATTGCCTCTCCCCTCTCCCTACCCGTTCCCCACCTGATCCCTACCCCTAAACACATGACTGCCCAAGAGGGACTGGCAGGACACGCCCGCCGTCTGTGGTGGACACAGTGGCAATTGCCCCAAATCTATCGCCAACTCCACAGTCGCTTACTGTTTAGCCCCATTCCCGAAGCTCCCCTTTGGCAGAATTGTCGTTTTGTCGTAACTGTCCATGACCTGATCCCCCTGCGGTTTGGCAAATGGTCTTCCCGTCTGAGTAATTATTTTCGCTTTGTTGTGCCCCAAATTCTGCAGCAGGCTACCCATATTCTCTGTAATTCCCATAGCACTGCCCAGGAAGTAGGGGATTTCTTTCAGATTAAACCCGATCGGCTAACTGTTATTCCCCTGGCTTTTGACCCCGATCGTTTCTATTGCTTGCATCTCCCCACTGCCAATTATTTCTTGTATATTGGTCGACACGATCGCCATAAGAATTTACCCCGTTTAATTCAGGCATTTCAACAGGTGGATAGGGATTACGAATTGTGGATTAGTGGCAGTTATGACCAGCGTTATACCCCTGCCCTGGTTCGGTTAGTAGAGGAACTAGAGTTGAGGGAGCGGGTGAAATTTATTGGCTATATTGAGCGGGAGAATTTATGTCCCCTACTCAATCAAGCGGTGGCGTTAGTGTTACCTAGTTTGTGGGAAGGCTTTGGTTTACCCGTATTAGAGGCAATGGCTTGCGGCACCCCTGTAATTACTGCCAATCTCTCCGCCCTGCCTGAAACCGCGGGTGATGCTGCTCTATTAGTTGACCCCTACAACGTCGATGACATTGCCGACAAAATGAAGGCATTAACTCGATCGGACGCGCTTCGCGCTCAGTTGCGCCAGTTGGGGTTAGAGCGGGTAAAACATTTTAGCTGGCAGAAAACGGGGAGAGCCACTGTGGCAGTCCTAGCCAATTATTTGTAA
- a CDS encoding VOC family protein, with protein sequence MKLHRMGHTAICVKDIPKAIEFYQLLGMELVWQDQDWAYLKAGDDGLALLGPEYRGAGPHFGFIFKDRSELEAHHQRLKAAGVLVGEIHGHRDGTASFYSKDLDNNTIEFLYEP encoded by the coding sequence ATGAAGCTACACCGCATGGGGCACACTGCTATCTGCGTCAAAGACATTCCTAAGGCGATCGAGTTTTACCAGCTCTTGGGGATGGAACTAGTCTGGCAAGACCAAGACTGGGCATATTTGAAAGCAGGGGATGACGGTTTAGCTCTCCTAGGACCTGAGTATCGGGGGGCGGGACCCCACTTTGGCTTTATTTTTAAGGACCGATCGGAACTAGAAGCCCATCACCAACGCCTGAAAGCAGCGGGAGTACTGGTAGGGGAAATTCATGGACATCGCGACGGCACCGCTTCGTTTTATAGTAAAGATTTAGACAATAACACGATCGAATTTCTCTACGAGCCTTGA
- the accC gene encoding acetyl-CoA carboxylase biotin carboxylase subunit, with protein sequence MTTPKILIANRGEIALRILRTCEEMGIPTVVVYSQADRNSLPVQLATEAVCIGEPPSSKSYLNIPNIIAAALSRGATAIHPGYGFLSENARFAEICADHKLLFIGPSPAAIAAMGDKSTAKKTMQRAGIPTIPGSDGLIESEEQARKVADRIGYPIILKATAGGGGRGMRIVRTPEELGTLLKAAQGEAEAAFGNGGVYIEKLIEEPRHIEFQILADAYGNVIHLGERDCSVQRRHQKLIEEAPSPALSQNLRIKMGNDAVKAAKSINYVGVGTIEFLLDKDQKYYFMEMNTRIQVEHPVTEMITGIDLVAEQIRVAMGERLRLTQKDIVLRGHAIECRLNAEDPRHNFRPSPGIIRGYLPPGGPGVRMDSHIYTDYEIPPYYDSLLGKLIVWAQDRPAAIVRMKRALSECVITGVPTTIGFHRAILADEKFQSGKVFTNFVAEFMARNPEFSL encoded by the coding sequence TTGACGACACCGAAAATCCTGATTGCTAATCGCGGGGAAATAGCTCTCCGTATCCTGCGCACCTGTGAAGAAATGGGCATTCCGACGGTAGTAGTTTACTCCCAAGCCGATCGGAACTCTTTGCCTGTGCAACTAGCGACAGAAGCAGTCTGCATTGGTGAACCCCCCAGTTCCAAAAGTTACCTCAACATTCCCAACATCATTGCTGCTGCTTTGAGCAGGGGAGCCACTGCTATTCATCCTGGCTATGGTTTTTTGTCAGAGAACGCCCGCTTTGCCGAAATCTGTGCCGATCACAAGTTATTGTTTATTGGACCATCCCCTGCCGCCATTGCCGCGATGGGAGACAAATCCACTGCCAAGAAGACGATGCAACGGGCAGGCATACCCACCATTCCAGGGAGCGATGGACTGATTGAAAGTGAAGAGCAAGCCCGCAAAGTCGCCGATCGGATTGGCTACCCCATTATCTTGAAAGCCACGGCGGGGGGAGGGGGGAGAGGCATGCGCATCGTGCGGACACCCGAGGAACTAGGTACGCTCCTAAAAGCCGCCCAGGGAGAAGCAGAAGCTGCCTTTGGTAACGGGGGGGTATACATTGAAAAACTGATCGAAGAACCGCGGCACATTGAATTTCAAATTCTTGCCGATGCCTACGGTAACGTCATTCACCTAGGGGAGCGGGATTGTTCCGTGCAGCGTCGCCATCAAAAACTGATAGAAGAAGCCCCTAGCCCTGCTCTTAGTCAAAACTTGAGAATCAAAATGGGCAACGATGCTGTCAAAGCCGCCAAAAGCATCAACTACGTAGGGGTAGGCACGATCGAATTTCTCCTAGACAAAGACCAGAAATATTATTTTATGGAGATGAACACCCGCATTCAGGTGGAGCATCCCGTAACAGAGATGATTACAGGCATTGACCTAGTGGCAGAACAAATTCGGGTGGCAATGGGAGAAAGACTGCGTTTGACCCAGAAAGATATAGTGCTGCGGGGGCATGCCATCGAATGTCGCCTCAATGCAGAAGACCCCCGCCATAACTTTCGCCCCAGCCCAGGTATTATTCGCGGTTATTTACCGCCTGGGGGACCTGGTGTACGCATGGATTCCCACATTTATACTGACTACGAAATCCCCCCCTATTATGATTCTCTCCTAGGTAAACTGATAGTCTGGGCGCAAGACCGCCCCGCTGCCATTGTGCGGATGAAACGTGCCCTCTCAGAATGTGTGATTACTGGTGTACCGACCACGATCGGTTTTCACCGCGCCATCTTGGCTGATGAGAAATTCCAGAGTGGCAAAGTATTCACCAATTTCGTTGCCGAGTTTATGGCTAGAAACCCAGAATTTAGCTTGTAG
- a CDS encoding HEAT repeat domain-containing protein → MELAEIEANLRQEDFQYRLKAVQALGNSPTEIALPLLMQQVNDPEFLVRSFVARELGKHQTPESFATLLQLMKLDNTPNVRAEAANSLSLFGKASASHLLLAVHTDDHWLVSASILAALIELEAWDELYEACQVIVNRDDPILRETAIGSLAPLAKSHKREEALNLLNQYADDPSPRIRARVQAARQYFL, encoded by the coding sequence ATGGAACTAGCAGAGATTGAGGCTAACTTACGGCAAGAGGACTTCCAGTATCGGTTAAAAGCAGTGCAGGCACTGGGTAATAGCCCCACGGAAATTGCTCTGCCCTTGTTGATGCAGCAAGTCAATGACCCTGAATTCTTGGTGCGTTCTTTTGTAGCGCGGGAATTAGGTAAACATCAAACCCCCGAATCATTTGCTACTCTTTTACAACTGATGAAATTAGATAACACCCCCAATGTGCGGGCAGAAGCAGCTAACTCCCTTTCTTTATTTGGCAAAGCCAGTGCTTCCCACCTTTTGCTAGCAGTGCACACTGACGACCATTGGTTAGTGAGTGCTTCAATTCTAGCTGCCCTAATTGAACTGGAAGCCTGGGATGAATTGTATGAAGCCTGTCAAGTGATTGTCAATCGAGATGACCCCATTTTACGAGAGACAGCGATCGGCAGTCTAGCTCCCCTAGCTAAGAGTCACAAACGGGAAGAAGCCCTGAACTTGCTTAATCAATATGCAGATGATCCCTCTCCCCGCATCCGTGCTCGTGTCCAAGCAGCCCGCCAATATTTTTTGTGA
- a CDS encoding glycosyltransferase — translation MPPLVSICIPTFNGAPFIAATLHSAIHQTYRPLEIIISDDDSTDCTLTIAEEILSNSDIPYRIYRHDRFGLGHNWNYCIAQAQGKYIKFLLQDDQLHPDCVSELVSIFEHNPHRKLGMVFCRRQLLFSDDTRIDDIYADVASQWTKLETINYGYNLLQDPQLFNDPLNKIGEPTNTLILKTVFDRIGTFDPQFQQLIDLDMWWRIMGHYQIGFRDRVLAQFRIHRQQFSQTNSNSAVAWLDSWRLFFKMLSHADYEFLSPQIKKAVADKCNAQITEVSAELYQLRRDNQELNAKITQLGTNNEKLGERVQELGRELTEAHRKLTEAQTAFQALTQAEAKIQDLSQELEKVHHLYQTTVTQVQDLVQQLQDIDRNLRQTQAQLAESNSLVASQQAQITYLQGKVQQLQTDNAELQKINQELTNDRDEKVRQLQETLEKLREKNTALAQAENTIRAMESSKFWQLRMKWIALKRRIGLTTE, via the coding sequence ATGCCACCCCTTGTTAGCATTTGTATTCCCACATTTAACGGTGCGCCATTTATCGCCGCCACTCTCCATTCTGCCATCCACCAAACCTATCGCCCCCTGGAAATAATTATTTCGGATGATGACTCCACCGATTGCACTTTAACGATTGCCGAAGAAATTTTAAGTAACAGTGATATTCCCTACAGAATTTATCGTCACGATCGTTTTGGTCTAGGTCACAATTGGAACTACTGTATAGCCCAGGCGCAGGGGAAATATATAAAATTTTTACTACAGGACGATCAGCTGCACCCAGACTGTGTGAGTGAGTTAGTGAGCATATTTGAGCACAATCCCCACAGGAAGTTAGGCATGGTATTTTGTCGGCGGCAGTTATTATTTAGCGATGACACTAGGATAGACGATATTTATGCTGATGTAGCAAGTCAATGGACAAAATTAGAAACAATTAACTACGGCTATAACTTACTACAAGACCCCCAGTTATTCAATGATCCTCTGAACAAAATTGGTGAACCAACTAACACCCTAATTCTTAAGACTGTCTTCGATCGGATAGGCACTTTTGACCCCCAATTCCAACAACTGATTGATTTAGATATGTGGTGGCGGATCATGGGTCATTATCAAATTGGCTTTAGGGATCGGGTTTTAGCCCAGTTTCGGATTCACCGTCAACAGTTTAGTCAGACTAATAGTAATTCTGCAGTTGCCTGGTTAGATTCCTGGCGGTTATTTTTCAAGATGCTCAGTCACGCCGACTATGAATTTCTCTCACCCCAAATAAAGAAAGCAGTAGCCGACAAATGCAATGCCCAAATCACGGAAGTCAGTGCTGAACTCTATCAACTGCGCCGAGACAATCAGGAGCTAAATGCCAAAATCACCCAGTTAGGTACAAATAACGAAAAGTTAGGAGAACGGGTACAAGAGCTGGGCAGGGAACTGACAGAAGCTCATAGGAAGTTAACAGAAGCACAAACAGCCTTTCAAGCCCTCACCCAGGCAGAAGCCAAAATCCAAGACCTGAGCCAAGAACTGGAAAAAGTACATCATCTATATCAGACCACCGTTACACAAGTACAAGACCTTGTCCAACAATTGCAAGACATCGATCGGAATCTCAGGCAGACCCAAGCCCAACTGGCGGAGAGCAATAGTTTAGTCGCTTCCCAACAGGCACAGATTACCTATTTACAAGGGAAAGTACAACAGTTGCAGACAGACAACGCAGAGCTACAGAAAATTAACCAAGAGCTAACAAACGATCGGGATGAAAAAGTCAGACAGTTACAGGAGACGCTAGAGAAACTGAGAGAAAAAAACACCGCCCTTGCGCAGGCAGAGAACACCATAAGGGCGATGGAATCTAGCAAATTTTGGCAGTTACGAATGAAATGGATTGCCCTAAAAAGACGGATAGGACTGACAACAGAATAA
- a CDS encoding ferritin-like domain-containing protein, translating into MTVTYPRKFRNQLSAHDILSQVVKNRELHLVTLNRYRFNEQRSCKDLTNLIETLNGQPRELVKDLSHHIKDEANHAEWLTDLLYELGADLGTPPGVSYIDNFERLLGYSTISDKETGVIEALAAINVTEKRGCEYFSAHIKVLKENPSPENDKIRATIERIMPEEAAHVRWGNRKLAEIAKQSPAMKQKVEQAKQKYMAIEQAAYESGMDILAGAELRRIDHLLKIAETLPVWERPQYLLKSLPDALFDGELQKTRWELLQKAWQRDPAQFFQNLLPMFLSGQLSVRKSA; encoded by the coding sequence ATGACTGTCACCTATCCTCGTAAATTTCGTAATCAATTGAGTGCCCATGACATTTTGTCCCAGGTGGTCAAGAATCGGGAGTTGCATCTAGTGACTCTCAATCGCTATCGTTTCAATGAACAGCGCAGTTGTAAAGACCTGACTAATTTGATTGAAACTTTGAATGGTCAACCGCGGGAATTAGTGAAAGACCTCTCCCATCATATCAAGGATGAGGCTAATCATGCGGAATGGTTGACAGATTTGCTCTATGAACTAGGCGCTGATCTGGGCACTCCCCCTGGTGTCTCCTATATCGACAATTTTGAACGGCTGTTGGGCTATTCCACTATTTCTGATAAAGAAACTGGTGTGATCGAAGCGCTGGCAGCGATCAACGTGACGGAAAAACGGGGTTGTGAGTATTTCTCTGCCCATATCAAGGTTCTGAAAGAGAATCCCAGCCCTGAGAATGATAAAATCCGTGCCACGATCGAACGCATTATGCCAGAGGAGGCGGCTCATGTGCGCTGGGGGAATCGTAAGTTGGCGGAAATCGCTAAACAAAGCCCCGCAATGAAACAGAAGGTAGAACAGGCAAAACAAAAGTATATGGCGATCGAGCAAGCGGCTTATGAGTCGGGTATGGATATTTTGGCGGGAGCTGAGTTGCGGCGGATTGACCATCTGCTCAAGATTGCTGAGACTTTGCCTGTGTGGGAGCGTCCTCAGTACCTACTTAAGAGTTTGCCTGATGCTCTCTTTGATGGGGAATTGCAAAAGACAAGATGGGAACTTCTCCAGAAGGCTTGGCAGAGAGACCCTGCCCAGTTCTTCCAAAATCTCTTGCCTATGTTCCTGTCTGGTCAACTCTCAGTAAGGAAGTCTGCCTAG
- a CDS encoding J domain-containing protein — translation MKPTPINYSLAGLKFLYGVSLGFDAYRQQRILWVAQHRILELTDTTVWIAEGEYRPNLGEAKAFCDQWGRPFRIPLDRFTLEEKGSIEWEEGIGTRFYVKENSWNFTDFLTKPRRLVPYLDILNLDYPFTIAELKQAYRRQALQNHPDRGGDAEKFRRIQAAYEYLLQNIK, via the coding sequence ATGAAACCCACTCCCATCAACTATTCCTTAGCAGGACTGAAGTTTTTGTATGGAGTCTCCTTGGGCTTCGATGCCTACCGTCAACAGCGGATTTTATGGGTAGCACAACATCGGATTTTGGAGTTAACAGATACTACAGTATGGATTGCTGAGGGAGAATACCGCCCTAACTTAGGGGAAGCCAAAGCCTTTTGTGACCAGTGGGGGAGACCATTTCGCATTCCCCTCGATCGTTTTACCTTGGAAGAAAAAGGCAGCATTGAATGGGAAGAGGGGATCGGCACAAGATTTTACGTCAAAGAAAACAGTTGGAATTTTACTGATTTTCTCACCAAACCCCGTCGTCTGGTACCCTACTTAGATATTCTTAATTTAGATTATCCATTTACCATAGCAGAATTAAAACAGGCTTATCGCCGTCAGGCACTACAAAACCATCCCGATCGGGGGGGCGATGCCGAAAAATTTCGGAGAATCCAAGCTGCCTACGAATACCTACTACAGAACATTAAGTAA
- a CDS encoding response regulator, which produces MTKVVVIEDDPIIRTDMAYILAEAGYTVFECNDGNTGINTALRELPEVMIADINLPDMSGVEVINRLRQEDSLKQASFVICSGSIPEEEIRSLVDGVLSKPFHPRQLIDLVKQLTMS; this is translated from the coding sequence ATGACTAAGGTTGTAGTAATTGAGGACGACCCGATAATTCGCACAGATATGGCTTACATTTTGGCAGAAGCTGGTTATACAGTCTTCGAGTGTAATGATGGTAACACAGGTATTAATACTGCCTTACGGGAATTACCAGAGGTGATGATTGCCGACATTAACCTACCAGATATGAGTGGTGTAGAAGTTATTAACAGACTACGACAGGAGGACAGCTTAAAACAAGCATCTTTTGTTATTTGCAGTGGTTCCATTCCAGAGGAAGAAATCAGAAGTTTGGTAGATGGTGTATTATCCAAGCCGTTTCATCCTCGTCAGTTAATAGACCTAGTAAAACAGCTAACTATGAGTTAG